One genomic region from Phoenix dactylifera cultivar Barhee BC4 unplaced genomic scaffold, palm_55x_up_171113_PBpolish2nd_filt_p 000190F, whole genome shotgun sequence encodes:
- the LOC103721194 gene encoding CRS2-associated factor 1, mitochondrial isoform X2: MVVELFSRQNRTLASVLVSRRLLSSSPPSISILRDRYGFVAPPSLLPENANASSVDRGGGQAKKKKKPPYRPPSSLDRAGQKPSRSDLPFDFRFSYTESNPSVKPIGLREPKYSPFGPGRLDRPWTGVCAPAVDSTVRSVDEEGPSNVELEEKWRKTRERILGEPLTPAERAFLVEKCQKNRTKRQVNLGRDGLTHNMLNDIHNNWKHSEAVRIKCLGVPTIDMQNVCTQLEEKTGGLIIHRHGGQIMLYRGRHYNPKKKPAVPLMLWKPHEPIYPRLIKTVIDGLTIEETKEMRKRGLAVPVLTKLAKNGYYASLVPMVRDAFLTDELVRIDCKGLNKSDYKKIGVKLRVRI, translated from the exons atgGTCGTCGAACTGTTCTCTCGCCAGAACCGAACCCTAGCCTCCGTCCTCGTCTCCCGccgcctcctctcctcctcccctccgTCCATCTCGATTCTCCGAGACCGCTACGGCTTCGTCGCCCCGCCGTCCCTCCTCCCCGAAAACGCCAACGCTAGCTCCGTCGACCGCGGTGGAGGCCaggccaagaagaagaagaaaccccCGTACCGGCCGCCGTCGTCGCTCGACCGGGCCGGCCAAAAGCCTTCCCGATCCGACCTCCCGTTCGACTTCCGCTTCAGCTATACGGAGAGCAACCCCAGTGTGAAGCCCATCGGGCTCCGCGAGCCCAAGTATTCCCCCTTCGGCCCCGGGCGCCTCGATCGGCCATGGACCGGGGTTTGCGCTCCCGCGGTTGATTCTACTGTGAGGTCTGTGGATGAGGAGGGACCGAGCAACGTGGAGTTGGAAGAGAAGTGGAGGAAGACGAGGGAGAGGATTCTTGGGGAGCCGCTCACCCCGGCGGAGAGGGCGTTTCTGGTCGAAAAATGCCAAAAGAACCGGACAAAGCGCCAGGTTAATTTGG ggAGAGATGGCCTTACCCATAACATGTTGAATGATATTCACAATAATTGGAAGCATTCTGAGGCTGTTAGAATAAAGTGTCTTGGCGTGCCTACTATTGATATGCAGAATGTTTGCACACAGCTTGAG GAGAAGACTGGTGGTTTGATCATCCACAGGCATGGTGGTCAGATCATGTTGTACAGGGGAAGACACTATAATCCCAAGAAAAAGCCTGCAGTACCATTAATGTTGTGGAAACCTCATGAACCAATTTATCCAAGGTTGATTAAAACAGTGATTGATGGACTAACCATTGAGGAAACAAAGGAAATGAGGAAAAGAGGCCTTGCTGTTCCTGTCTTGACAAAGCTTG CTAAAAATGGTTATTATGCTAGCCTTGTACCGATGGTCCGAGATGCTTTTCTGACTGATGAGCTAGTTCGTATAGACTGCAAAGGCCTGAACAAAAGTGACTACAAGAAAATAGGGGTTAAGCTTAGGGTAAGAATATAA
- the LOC103721194 gene encoding CRS2-associated factor 1, mitochondrial isoform X1, translating to MVVELFSRQNRTLASVLVSRRLLSSSPPSISILRDRYGFVAPPSLLPENANASSVDRGGGQAKKKKKPPYRPPSSLDRAGQKPSRSDLPFDFRFSYTESNPSVKPIGLREPKYSPFGPGRLDRPWTGVCAPAVDSTVRSVDEEGPSNVELEEKWRKTRERILGEPLTPAERAFLVEKCQKNRTKRQVNLGRDGLTHNMLNDIHNNWKHSEAVRIKCLGVPTIDMQNVCTQLEEKTGGLIIHRHGGQIMLYRGRHYNPKKKPAVPLMLWKPHEPIYPRLIKTVIDGLTIEETKEMRKRGLAVPVLTKLAKNGYYASLVPMVRDAFLTDELVRIDCKGLNKSDYKKIGVKLRDLVPCVLVTFEKEQIVVWRGKNYNSGAHCNAEEKSFSLVNESGLGADKSNNGIPGQSADGCIPDRSSDSYATDQSLDDESVVSVV from the exons atgGTCGTCGAACTGTTCTCTCGCCAGAACCGAACCCTAGCCTCCGTCCTCGTCTCCCGccgcctcctctcctcctcccctccgTCCATCTCGATTCTCCGAGACCGCTACGGCTTCGTCGCCCCGCCGTCCCTCCTCCCCGAAAACGCCAACGCTAGCTCCGTCGACCGCGGTGGAGGCCaggccaagaagaagaagaaaccccCGTACCGGCCGCCGTCGTCGCTCGACCGGGCCGGCCAAAAGCCTTCCCGATCCGACCTCCCGTTCGACTTCCGCTTCAGCTATACGGAGAGCAACCCCAGTGTGAAGCCCATCGGGCTCCGCGAGCCCAAGTATTCCCCCTTCGGCCCCGGGCGCCTCGATCGGCCATGGACCGGGGTTTGCGCTCCCGCGGTTGATTCTACTGTGAGGTCTGTGGATGAGGAGGGACCGAGCAACGTGGAGTTGGAAGAGAAGTGGAGGAAGACGAGGGAGAGGATTCTTGGGGAGCCGCTCACCCCGGCGGAGAGGGCGTTTCTGGTCGAAAAATGCCAAAAGAACCGGACAAAGCGCCAGGTTAATTTGG ggAGAGATGGCCTTACCCATAACATGTTGAATGATATTCACAATAATTGGAAGCATTCTGAGGCTGTTAGAATAAAGTGTCTTGGCGTGCCTACTATTGATATGCAGAATGTTTGCACACAGCTTGAG GAGAAGACTGGTGGTTTGATCATCCACAGGCATGGTGGTCAGATCATGTTGTACAGGGGAAGACACTATAATCCCAAGAAAAAGCCTGCAGTACCATTAATGTTGTGGAAACCTCATGAACCAATTTATCCAAGGTTGATTAAAACAGTGATTGATGGACTAACCATTGAGGAAACAAAGGAAATGAGGAAAAGAGGCCTTGCTGTTCCTGTCTTGACAAAGCTTG CTAAAAATGGTTATTATGCTAGCCTTGTACCGATGGTCCGAGATGCTTTTCTGACTGATGAGCTAGTTCGTATAGACTGCAAAGGCCTGAACAAAAGTGACTACAAGAAAATAGGGGTTAAGCTTAGG GACTTGGTTCCTTGTGTTCTTGTCACTTTCGAGAAGGAGCAAATTGTGGTTTGGAGGGGAAAGAACTACAATAGTGGTGCCCACTGTAACGCAGAAGAAAAATCTTTCTCTCTGGTTAATGAATCAGGTTTGGGCGCAGACAAGAGCAACAATGGTATTCCTGGTCAAAGCGCAGATGGCTGTATTCCTGATCGAAGCTCAGACAGCTATGCTACTGATCAAAGTTTAGATGATGAATCAGTTGTTTCGGTAGTGTAG
- the LOC103721205 gene encoding probable inactive receptor kinase At5g10020 translates to MYLRLLLFYSLLLPSALGHIPSSFSHDVRCLLEFKKGIVSDPSGLVLSSWTPPRPPESNYSGASAPACPSSWHGVSCDASGTAVTAVSLDDLGLGGEIKFAALAGMRLLGDLSLSGNFLTGRLVPALGSLSSLQRLDLSGNLFYGPISGRIAELWNLQHLNLSCNAFSGVFPTGFQNLPGLKELDLRSNGLSGHIGSVLSEMRNVEYLDLSGNEFYGGLLMESGNLSSLANAVKYANLSSNKLNGSFFSSDSLRLFRNLEVLDVGNNQLSGELPSFDSLRNLKTLRAGRNQLSGLIPEELFGSTMPLTELDLSGNRFTGYVRTINSTTLKVLNLSLNALSGPLPSNLGSCVSVDLSKNILSSDLSVMQHWGESLEIVDLSSNALSGSIPNDIPLCRSLISIKISNNSLAGSLPSVLGSCPKLSDVDLSLNKFTGPILPSLFMSSTSMNLSVDQFTGPFPLQGPHSIESLVLPSYNHLESLDLSDNQLSGSLPPEIGSLQRLKLLDLGRNALSGELPSEIGELDGLEFLDLSVNHFKGRIPEMPQRSLEVFNISYNDLSGPVPQNLQRFPRSSFHPGNAFLILPDDTDALEDNTRSAQHSRFRTSIWAAIIVCSFGAVMLIVVVLLAAQKMWFKEYCGKNEFKGPAIIRDANPLRFDLHYTHNSEAKDSLPVPISFSCKHLLASSSRSTSRQGDLVTNTAECSYSKYGSDSAFLELGELKNFPSTIEYKSSLGLPLPSAPHYIDSHLTEQPAVWHVGSPDRLVGELFFFDDSLVFTADELSRAPAEILGRGSFGTKYKAILDCGHVLTIRLLHSGLLKQQKEFAREAKRIGTIGHPNIISVRGYCWGPTEQGRLIIADYANGYSLADYLYESTPGRYSQVSVSQRLKIAIDVAQCLYYLHDRGLPHGNLKPSNIVLKQPDLTAQLTDFSLHCLMARRGTAQQMLNSRALGYQAPELTTASNPCPSLKADIYAFGVILMELLTRRSASDIISGRVGAVDLTDWIQQYVRQGRAGECFDKDIADGEAATKVMEELLAVSLRCILPVKERPNIKTVIEDLQSIAI, encoded by the exons ATGTATCTCCGTCTCCTTCTTTTCTACTCCCTCTTACTCCCTTCCGCCCTCGGCCAtatcccttcttccttctctcacgACGTCCGCTGCCTCCTCGAGTTCAAGAAGGGCATCGTCTCCGACCCCTCCGGCCTTGTCCTCTCCTCCTGGACTCCGCCTCGGCCGCCGGAATCCAACTACAGCGGCGCCTCAGCCCCCGCCTGCCCCTCCTCCTGGCACGGCGTTTCCTGCGACGCCTCCGGCACCGCCGTCACCGCCGTCTCCCTCGATGACCTCGGCCTCGGAGGGGAGATCAAGTTCGCCGCCCTCGCCGGCATGCGCTTGCTCGGCGACCTCTCCCTCTCCGGGAACTTCCTCACCGGCCGCCTCGTCCCCGCCCTcggctccctctcctccctccagcGCTTGGACCTCTCCGGCAACCTGTTCTACGGCCCGATCTCCGGACGCATCGCCGAGCTCTGGAACCTGCAACATCTGAACCTCTCTTGCAATGCCTTCTCTGGGGTCTTCCCTACTGGGTTTCAGAATCTCCCGGGGCTGAAGGAGCTGGACTTGAGATCCAATGGCCTCAGCGGTCACATTGGCTCGGTTCTTTCCGAGATGAGGAATGTGGAGTACCTGGATTTGAGTGGCAATGAGTTCTACGGAGGGCTTCTCATGGAATCGGGGAACCTCTCTAGCCTGGCGAACGCAGTTAAATATGCTAACTTGAGCTCTAATAAGCTCAATGGAAGCTTCTTTTCCAGTGATTCATTGCGGTTGTTTAGGAACTTGGAAGTTTTAGATGTGGGTAACAATCAGCTCTCTGGGGAGCTTCCCTCGTTTGATTCCTTGCGCAATTTGAAAACTTTGAGGGCGGGGAGGAATCAGCTTTCTGGATTAATTCCAGAAGAGCTCTTTGGGAGTACAATGCCATTGACAGAGCTTGATCTCAGTGGAAATAGATTTACAG GTTATGTTCGAACCATTAATTCAACAACCTTGAAAGTTCTAAATCTGTCTTTAAATGCACTATCAGGTCCATTACCCTCTAATCTAGGGAGCTGCGTCTCAGTGGATTTGAGTAAAAATATACTATCCAGTGATCTGTCAGTGATGCAGCACTGGGGAGAGTCATTGGAGATTGTTGACTTGAGTTCAAATGCACTGTCAGGAAGCATTCCGAATGATATTCCTCTATGCAGGTCTCTTATATCCATCAAGATTAGTAATAATTCATTAGCAGGCTCCCTTCCTTCTGTACTAGGAAGCTGCCCGAAGTTATCTGATGTTGATCTTAGTTTAAATAAGTTCACTGGACCTATTTTGCCAAGCCTTTTTATGTCATCAACAAGTATGAATCTTTCTGTAGATCAGTTTACAGGACCATTTCCACTTCAAGGGCCACATTCAATTGAGTCACTAGTTCTACCTTCTTATAACCATCTTGAGAGTCTTGATTTATCTGATAACCAGTTAAGCGGTTCCTTGCCTCCAGAAATTGGTAGTTTGCAAAGACTTAAGTTGCTTGATCTTGGAAGAAATGCCTTATCTGGAGAGCTTCCTAGTGAGATTGGTGAGCTGGATGGGTTGGAATTTCTTGACCTATCCGTTAATCATTTTAAGGGTAGGATCCCAGAAATGCCTCAGCGAAGCCTAGAGGTATTCAATATTTCTTACAATGATTTATCAGGCCCTGTTCCTCAAAACTTGCAGAGGTTTCCACGTAGTTCATTTCATCCTGGGAATGCTTTTTTAATCTTGCCAGATGATACAGATGCATTGGAAGACAACACCAGATCTGCCCAACACAGTCGTTTCAGGACCAGTATCTGGGCTGCAATTATTGTTTGCTCTTTTGGGGCAGTTATGTTGATTGTCGTTGTATTATTGGCAGCTCAAAAGATGTGGTTTAAAGAATACTGTGGGAAAAATGAATTCAAAGGCCCTGCAATTATAAGGGATGCAAATCCATTGAGATTTGATCTTCATTACACCCATAATTCTGAAGCAAAAGATTCTTTACCTGTTCCTATTAGTTTCTCATGTAAACATCTATTGGCATCATCTTCCAGATCAACATCTAGACAAGGAGACTTAGTAACTAATACTGCAGAATGTAGCTATTCCAAATATGGAAGTGATTCAGCATTTCTGGAGCTTGGCGAGTTAAAAAATTTCCCGTCAACTATTGAGTATAAATCTTCTTTGGGATTGCCATTACCATCTGCACCTCATTATATTGACTCACATTTAACTGAGCAACCTGCAGTGTGGCATGTAGGTTCACCAGATAGACTTGTTGGTGAATTGTTTTTCTTCGATGACTCTTTAGTATTCACGGCTGATGAGTTATCTCGTGCCCCAGCTGAAATTCTTGGTAGAGGCAGTTTTGGCACTAAATATAAAGCAATACTAGATTGTGGTCATGTATTAACTATCAGATTATTGCACTCTGGTCTTCTGAAACAGCAAAAGGAGTTTGCAAGGGAAGCAAAAAGAATAGGAACCATTGGACATCCAAACATCATTTCAGTGAGGGGCTACTGTTGGGGGCCAACAGAGCAAGGAAGGTTGATCATAGCTGATTATGCTAATGGATATAGCTTGGCAGATTATCTTTATG AATCAACACCAGGAAGATACTCCCAGGTGTCAGTGAGTCAAAGGCTAAAAATTGCAATTGATGTAGCCCAGTGTTTGTATTACCTTCATGATCGTGGCCTGCCTCATGGCAATCTAAAGCCATCAAACATAGTCCTGAAACAACCTGACCTCACTGCACAGCTGACAGATTTTAGCCTTCACTGTCTTATGGCACGAAGAGGCACTGCTCAACAGATGTTAAACTCAAGAGCGCTTGGATATCAGGCACCTGAATTGACGACAGCAAGCAATCCATGCCCATCACTTAAGGCTGACATATATGCATTTGGGGTTATATTAATGGAGCTTCTAACCAGAAGAAGTGCCAGTGATATAATCTCTGGCCGAGTAGGTGCAGTCGATCTTACAGATTGGATTCAGCAGTATGTCAGACAGGGAAGGGCAGGTGAATGCTTTGACAAAGACATCGCCGATGGAGAAGCAGCGACGAAGGTGATGGAGGAATTGCTAGCTGTGTCTCTTAGGTGTATTCTGCCAGTAAAAGAGAGACCTAACATTAAAACAGTGATCGAAGATCTCCAATCAATCGCAATTTGA
- the LOC103721196 gene encoding IST1-like protein, which yields MSMLDAFFNKGFKGAKCKTLLKLTIPRIKLLRNRREVQLKQMRRDIAKLLENGQEATARIRVEHIIREENIMAAQETIELFCELISVRLPIIETQRECPLDLKEAISSICFAAPRCADLPELQQVQMLFTAKYGKEFVAAATELMPDCGVNRQIIELLSVRAPSVEAKLKLLKEIAEEHELDWDPSASETEFLKPHEDLLNGPNHFTYGSTLPLPKEKHDEALSSNHVEESHEELDSDGFDSLDLPEVPKISVHSTSNIPSAPEVVPHVPSSPPHDYEVDQKVNKSTSSEMSDFPRVEPGVNNPEPLIASPYTQCDVSVASGEDKQFIPFVSSPFSSDQVSAKQTELAASPPLFSSVSVSVRQSEIAPSSSLSSAPLSTKKSELASSFSKSNSEGNVDLQDVLAAAQAAAETAEVAAAAARAAANLAQVRIADLVTKRNSRASESGENEFKGEGSRRQDVTENPLFDHQDSFDHMNNIYEPKLGFDAPSLSSHEVPRMDDESPVSKEQMPEHQPAHVPQRLTSLEDDPYFSYPNLFTSQDSNQKSSIHTSVDNSRSAHEF from the exons ATGTCGATGCTCGATGCTTTCTTCAATAAGGGATTCAAAGGAGCCAAATG CAAAACACTGCTAAAGCTAACGATTCCAAGAATAAAGTTACTGCGGAATCGGAGGGAGGTTCAACTGAAGCAGATGCGAAGAGACATTGCAAAGCTTCTTGAGAATGGGCAGGAGGCCACTGCCCGGATCCGg GTGGAGCATATTATTCGGGAGGAAAACATAATGGCGGCGCAGGAGACCATTGAATTGTTCTGTGAGCTAATTTCCGTCCGTCTTCCCATAATTGAGACCCAGAG GGAATGTCCTCTTGACCTTAAAGAAGCAATTTCGAGCATTTGTTTTGCTGCACCAAGATGCGCAGATTTACCTGAATTGCAGCAAGTTCAGATGTTGTTTACAGCCAAATATGGAAAGGAATTTGTTGCAGCTGCCACGGAGCTCATGCCAGATTGTGGAGTCAACCGCCAG ATAATTGAACTATTGTCAGTTCGGGCTCCTTCAGTGGAAGCAAAATTGAAGTTGCTGAAGGAAATTGCTGAAGAGCATGAGTTAGATTGGGATCCATCAGCCTCTGAAACTGAGTTTCTGAAACCACACGAGGATTTGTTG AATGGACCAAACCACTTCACCTATGGGTCTACGTTGCCCCTTCCCAAAGAGAAACACGACGAAGCATTATCTTCCAACCATGTAGAAGAGTCTCATGAAGAGTTGGATTCAGATGGCTTTGATTCCTTAGATCTTCCTGAAGTTCCAAAAATTTCTGTCCATTCAACATCCAATATTCcctcagctccagaagttgttCCACATGTACCATCCTCTCCGCCACATGACTATGAAGTTGATCAGAAGGTCAACAAATCTACTTCAAGTGAGATGTCAGACTTTCCTCGTGTGGAGCCTGGAGTAAATAACCCAGAGCCATTAATTGCTTCCCCCTACACGCAGTGTGATGTTTCAGTTGCATCGGGGGAAGACAAACAGTTCATCCCATTTGtttcttctccattttcttcCGATCAAGTGTCTGCCAAGCAAACTGAGCTGGCAGCCTCGCCCCCATTATTTTCATCTGTTTCAGTATCAGTGAGGCAAAGTGAGatagctccttcatcttcattaTCTTCTGCTCCATTATCTACAAAGAAAAGTGAGTTGGCTTCCTCCTTTTCCAAGAGCAACAGTGAGGGCAATGTAGACTTGCAGGATGTACTGGCTGCTGCTCAGGCTGCTGCTGAAACTGCTGAAGTGGCTGCAGCAGCTGCGCGTGCGGCTGCAAACCTTGCACAAGTTCGAATTGCAGATCTTGTAACAAAAAGGAACAGCAGGGCCTCTGAGAGTGGTGAAAATGAATTCAAGGGGGAAGGCTCTCGTCGACAGGATGTCACCGAAAATCCACTATTTGATCATCAAGATTCATTTGATCATATGAACAACATTTACGAGCCGAAATTGGGATTTGATGCACCAtccctttcttctcatgaagtGCCCAGAATGGACGACGAGTCACCTGTTTCAAAGGAGCAAATGCCTGAGCATCAACCTGCTCATGTGCCTCAACGATTGACCTCTTTGGAGGATGATCCATATTTTTCATACCCCAATCTGTTCACCTCACAGGACTCCAATCAAAAATCGAGTATTCATACTTCGGTAGATAATTCGAGGTCTGCTCATGAGTTCTGA